Within the Methanolinea sp. genome, the region AAACGATGCAAACACGTTTTTGACATGCACCTCTCCACAGTCGTCACGAGAACGTGATCGTAGTGGAATGTCCGTTTGATCACGGCGAAGACCCGTTCAATCGCTCTCCGTATCCTGCTGATCGCACGATTTCTCCGGGTATCCTTGATACTCAATGGACAACCGCGGACTGCCCTTCTCATTGTTTTATCGATCGAGGCACGGGGTTTCACGCCGA harbors:
- a CDS encoding transposase; the encoded protein is MRRAVRGCPLSIKDTRRNRAISRIRRAIERVFAVIKRTFHYDHVLVTTVERCMSKTCLHRFCSIWSS